The DNA segment GGAgatgaaattgttttattatttattggaaaaaaaGCGTGTTTGTATTTTGCAAGCTCACAAACATCACaatgaaatattataatatcaATCCCTTTAAACAAAtctagaaaattaatttaagaacaTTAAACGATGGACGACTAAGACGAAAATGATAcgaccaatttttttttttaaatttatttatttttgaaatagatgactaaaaaaggaatgaaaaaggaaaattattccTAGAGCTATTTTGCTTTCTTGATTCAAGGTAGTAAAGTCAATTCCTCTCTCTAGCAAATCCAATCACCTTCCCATGCCCTAGTCTTGAAATTCACAATGTGTAGAAGAAAATGTCATAGTACAATTCAAATCATTTGTTAGTTTATAAATTGAGACAAGATTTATGAACAATTTAGGCACATACAAAACattctttaaaacaatttttgaattgataaCATCTCCCAGACTAGCAATTGTAATCAATGTATCATCTATCGTagacatttttttattacaaggGCAAAGACAGTAAGAGACAAAGTCATGGGAAGACTTAGTCATATGGTCTATGACCCTAGAATCAGTTATCCAAGATCTTGTTGGGGGCATATTCAAGACACTGAGAGTAAAGGATTGAGATACATTACCTGAAAAAGCCAAGGAACAAGTACCTAAATTTGTAGATTTCTCTAAAGTTCGTAGACAAATTTTCAGCTtttcaatatcttctatattaAACTCAGCTTGGTCTTGAAAAGAGTTTGTTTCTTCTCCTAGTTGCATTATGGTTACATTTGAGTGTCCTTGTCTCTTTGTTGGTCCATTCTGTCATCCAATCTTCTGCTGTTTATTTGGGCATTTTGAAAGTTTGAGGGCTTACCATGaagtttccaaaaattttccCTAGTGTGTCGtggttttttttactataaGTACACACATTGGATCTTTGTTTCCAGCCTTTAACACCTCTGACTAGCTACTTTCATTTGTCACTTCATTAGAATAGGTGCTCAGCTGGTGATTTGCCCCACCACTCCTTGCATTAATGTCTTTTACTACCATAGAAGAACTATCCATTGGTTAAGGTTCTAATATGACCCTCCCCTCTCCCTCCTACTTTTCTCTCCTTAGATTATTCCAATAGTTTCATTCAATGATGGAAGGTATTTTTTTCCAATCTAATAGCGTCAAATTCAACATtttatctaaaaagaaaaatataaattttgtctttctccataaatttcttaataatggTAGCATTTTCACTACATTTCATCTTTATACATTTATAATGATCCAATTCTTGCCATAAATTTTGcaaaatattagaatatttaGTAATAAAGCGATAGTCTTGTTTAGTAGTTAAGATTCTAGTCTTGATATTGTAGATTTGGGCAGCATCACGAACCTGTGAATATGTTTGTCTACACATGTCCCAAATATCCTTTGTTATTTCCAAGAACATGCAGGTATCACTTATTTCAGCCATCATCGAATTCCATAGCCATGACATTACCATAGAATCAACTTCATCCTAAGTGTCGAACTTCAGATCCCCAGGTTTTGAACCCTTGCCAGGTGTTGAAGTAGAGAGAGGATTATTGAGAAACAATGACTTCACTTTTTCATTGATTAAGttagaatatatatacacaaacctaaaacacaaaaataggaaacaatctacccaaaatacaaaaataggaaacaatcctaaaattaggggattacaacaaaaataggaaattacaactaattagaagaatttaaaaatagaaagaaaatctatTGTAATGAATTCTCTAATATGCCCCCTCAAGATGGAGCTCCGGAGGAGACGCTAATCTTGACCTGTAATTCTTAGAAGTGGCTTCGTGGAAGCGGTTTAGTAAGAACATCGACAAATTGATCTGTTGAAGAAACATGAATAACATGAAGAGCACCTGATTGAACTTGATCTTGAATAAAGTTATAGTTAGAGTGACGCCAAGCTCTGTGAGAAGGGAACAAATCCAATCGATTTCTGAAGTAGTAGCGGCAACTGATCGATACTCAGCCTATGTGGATGACCGAGCAACTGTACTTTGTTTCTTAGATGATGCTAAGGTTTGCCATGCATAAAGAGAAGTGGTGGTGTGGGCAATAAGTAAATGTAGTGAAACAGAGATAGCACCAAGGAGAGCGCTAAAGATGAGATGATCCTGACACTTCCAAGTTGTGTATGCCAGATTTGGGGATGCAACACTAGTGACGGTGATAGTGGGTGGTGGTGGAGTATGAGCACCATCAATAAagtgatgaagatcttgattGTAAGGAGGGGATGTTGAGGATTTTGGGAGTTTTGGATGGTGATAGGATCGTTGGAGGAAGAGACGGATGCATCGGAAGCCATtgaggagaaggaaaaaaaaaaaaaaaactcccaaGAAGattaggctctgataccatgttgaagtagagagaggattattgagaaacaatggcttcactttttcattgattaagaatgaatatatatacacaaacctaaagcacaaaaataggaaacaatctacccaaaacacaaaaataagaaacaatcctaaaattaGGGGATTACAACAAAAATGGGACATTACAAGTAAttagaagaatttaaaaatagaaagaaaatctatTGTAATGAATTCTCTAATACTAGGAAGATGACCAAATTTGCCTTTCCCTTTTAGAAAGATTCGAACAATTGAGATAATTTCAAgcaatttttttccattcaacCAATAACTTGGTTGAGTATTTTGCAAATCTCCAACTAAAACTATGCTTAGTGTCTTTGTCACTTGAATCTCGGACGTATTTGACACCTCAATTGCATCAAACATGATGATGttctagggaaaaaaaaaaaactctggGTAATTaaggtagaaaaaaaaaaaggggaagcAAGAGAGTTTTGGGGCTGAAAGAAAACTTTGCAATTGGCAATGAAGGTcgaaataaatagataatatatgGCTACAAGGTACTCtgatttggattaaaaaaataataataagaagattgGGTACTACAATAGTTTCAATGAATGAGACAACAAACActcagaggaaaaaaaaaaatcagcaatGAGGGCTGAAAAGAAAATATCCCAAGAaaccaaatttgaattttttaaaacctttgGCACCATACTTGGAGGCACCCTTAAGGGTGTCTGGTCTTTTAGGTTCCCACGCTTGTAATGTTTTCTAAtcctttcaatttttcaaatatttttacttctaaatattttttttttaaccatttggCAACAAATAATtgtcaaaaacaataaaaataataatcccTAAATTATATTCATGTGAAACAAACATAATATTAGTTtatggattaaaaataatacataaaagATGTTGGAATTGGTTTTGAActtgacttttttttcttttttttttgtcttgttgGCAAACAAGCTTGGGCAAATAAGATTTTGCCTTAGggttttttaagaatagaaaaataagagaaaaaaaaaaaaagaaagtgtgatATGGAAGAGAAgaatgagaaaagtattttaagtATATTCATAACATTTTAAGATGGATGGAAAATAAAGTGGATGAGTAGAGACATTAGGCGGATGCATACATAACCCTTTGATAtgaaggttatgtttggttcccggaaaatactaaggaaagaaaaaaaatgcaaaggaaaatgattttttcagtttggttgtcctatgaaaaatatcaaagaaaatcaaatataattaaaactaattaaaaacttatgtatttttaaattatttaatatttatatagatgagttaaaataaataaaatgagtttaaagtaacaaaaaaaataatttatcaacttttaatctttttttttttttttccttcactttttctttccttctacttttcctttgtattttctttcccttacattttccttcaaattttctaggaaccaaacatagcagaAATGAATTGATTATTCGTTATTATTTGGTATTGATTGGGGGTATTTTTAATGTAGAAAAAAGtattaatttgttattaattattaattattaaaatatatagaaaaatcgTTATAGTGGaaattataaaaaggaaaaaaatataaggaaattatttggtttgatatttaataatattctaaTAGCAAACTATAACTTTGGTGTAGAAGATTACTTTTGATATATGATATATTGATTGAGAGAACATAATATATAGAAAAGTTGTTAGAAATAACGGAAACTATAAAGAGGAATACATAAGCAAATATTTGGTTGAGAATAGTTttataatataaggaaaaataaggTTGAAAAAATGGGTGGAACATAAGGAATGTTTACTAAATAaactgtttatttatttatttttattttaaaaaaataccaagagatatattaaagaataaataattaagaGAAACAATAGACattttaagtaaataattttattattatttattatctatattttttaattaaaaaaatgaaaaataagattgaGAAAATGGGACTTGTTGGGAATTTTCAATATATgaaagggtattttaggaaagaaaaatcaatttatttatttatttacttttttatttttatatttatttaaattaattcattaatttgattttcattgaaTTTATAACATGTCATACaaccaaaaatagaaaagaaaaatatttagggAGACTGAAGAACCACATTAATGGTGGACCCTAGTAGTCAACAGAAACAATAAATTGCTCGAAGCTTCCGCTGGAGATAGTCGTATTTTATACAACCAAATTCTGTTTATCAAAGCCAAAACGTCACTTATAATAAAGGTAAAGAAACCCCGATATTCACGTGCCACAATCAGCCCCATTGATTATTTCCAAGAGCTGGTACTAAtgcatcttcatcatttctcgCTACTGAAGAATATCAAAGATTCAAAAGAGCCATCCCTTTACACATCATATGTCATATTAATGAAAGCATCAAGCCTCAAAACCCAGAGTTTGTGATCTCGTTGAATGGCTAGTGGGTGGAGCTGGGATAGAGCTTTTGTGGGTGTTGTGTTGTTGTTATGTGATGTGTGTGGAGCTGCGAATAATGGGTGGCCGGAGGAAGACCTTGTGGTGAGATTGCCAGGGCAGCCAAAGGTTGGTTTCAGGCAGTTTGGTGGGTACGTCGATGTGGATGAAAAGGCTGGGAGGAGTATGTTTTACTACTTTGTTGAAGCTGAAGAGGATCCTCAGAACAAGCCCCTCACTCTCTGGTTGAATGGAGGTTCATTCTTATCCTttgctttcttgccttcttgTCTTCTTCATGTATATGATCATTTTTGTTACAATATGAATGCTACCATTGTTACAGTAAGGCCACCATTTGAACAGTTTCACATGAACAAATGCATGTCATAAATGTTTGTGATATTCTGTGATGAAATGTCTTCTCTTGTCTCATCTCTAAAAATTTTAGGGCTGTTTGgccatgtttttttaatttgaatcttgttttaaaaataatatttttaagttcaaaaacaaaaaactgtttttgaatgtttataaaaaaggtgtttgacaattgtttttaaaagtaggttttttttttttcaaaaaacttgtttgaataagatattttttaaaataatttttatgtatcaAATGTAGtttgatttataatttatttgtttaataaggaattttagaaaaaaaatattattaaagcatggcgaagaaagaaaaagaatgatataatattcactttgatttgttttttatgattttttttttaaattttctatatttttcttttattttttaaaatagagatTAAAACAACTTCTACTTGTTCTTTGAAAAATGTTCtatatttcactttgtttttaataacTGTTCTCAAACAACAACAACCAAATTtccttatgaatttttaaaaacagaaaatcattttttaatcacACGGTCAAATGGGCGGGCTTTTAGTTTTGTGGTGGAAAAACCTTAGATGACAAAATAATCTAAGCTTTCatttgtataattgtttttaattttaaaaatatacaaggaaataaagaaattatttattgacATTTTAGATTtacaattaattttatgaaacaGACTTACACCTTCTATGTTTCTTTGCCTTGCTTTTCCTTACCCTTCTTCCCTTTCACGTGCCCCATTATTATACATGCAAGTAGTCTGGTCAGAAAAAGAGATTTGAGTTCTCCCTACGTCTCTCTCATTTTTGGACATCATTCCTTTTAAGCTTTTAGTTGATGGGTCATTCAATAAGGTATCTTTTTCTGTCATTTAATATTAGTAATCAGTTAAGATTCCttgtttaattttgatttgaagCCAGATTTTTACCGTCAATCATTAATTGATGTGAAATCAAAGGGATAAGAATTGACAACTTCAAGTTTGATGGGGTTGTTGGAGAACTTAAATTTAGGTTCCCTCATTAATTATTTGAGAATCCAAAAGAAAAGTAGTTGAactgtttaattttatttctgaaTTTATTAGCatctttatcaaaaaaaaaaaaaaaagagaaagactTGTATATCCAATAGctttaaaaggatttttttcAAGCTAAGCAAAATTTAGGGGAAGTTGATATTAagatggttttatttttatttaaaatctaaatagaTTTGAGtttatatctaattttaatagaaattcataaaaagaataaaaatattttttattctatttggATTAAGAGTCTGTTTCACAAtggtttttagaaaatgtttataatatttttaacatttgaaaatttttatatttcaagtattagaaatatttaaaatgttttctaaaattattatttaacacattctaaatattttaaaataagagaattgaAAAGTAAACAATagtaaaacacttttaatccattttgACTTTgacaaaaatagataaataaataaatagagccTAAATTTTTGTACAAGCCTTAAACgggaaaacaaaatatagaaacCAAATATAGATCGAGGGTgcttgtttttctactttttttttttttatgatttattgaaaattttttgttgaataaaaaaaaaaccaaatatcttatctttttctaaatgaaaaaaagtaatatattggtttttctttataaaatattataaaaacaaataacttaatacttaatactataaaatactatttagtattaagttctatttaagattaagtgaaaaacaaacaCCGAAGCAACAAAAGTAAATTAGCAGAAATTTCAGCATAATTTCAAAATGTTGCCAACCAAAaacaatttggaaaaaataatggtagaattgaggaagaaataaaatatttggaaaGGAAGAGGACATTGGAAGCCATGATGAGAATTTGCTTTCAAACCATGTGGCCTCATTAAAGAAAAATGCTCAAGTTGCTGTAATGGTGTAGATGGGTCACACCTAATGTTCTCACATCATGTGTGCTCCTTTTGAGAAGCCATATATTACCTTTCTACTGCTAGTGCAATGTATGAATGTGCCTAATATCAATccttgaaaatttcaaaatagaggttgattttttttttcaagataattcttcaaattccaTTGTTAATGAGAAGTTTCATGTCCAGGCCCTGGTTGTTCCTCAGTTGGAGGTGGTGCATTCACAGCACTAGGACCTTTCTTCCCTAAAGGACATAGCCGAGGGGTCCGAAGAAATTCAAAATCATGGAACAAAGGTGTTTCATTCTTTATACTACTCAACATTAGGGATAGTATGTAAATATTGATCAATTAACAGACGTGATTATATACTGACTTGCCATTTCATAATACCCATTGTAGTATCAAATCTCCTCTTTGTTGAGTCTCCTGCTGGAGTTGGGTGGTCATACTCAAACACAAGTGCTGATTACAATTGCGGGGATGCTTCCACTGGTAACATGATCACTATTCATATAAACACCAAATTCTTCTTCTGTTTCCTGTATAGATCTAATTAATGTATGCTTAGCCTAACCTAATGTtgatctttttcctttttccagcAAGTGACATGCTCACTTTCATGTTGAAATGGTTCAAGAAATTTCCAGGTTACAAGTTAAGACCTTTGTTTCTCACTGGTGAAAGCTATGCAGGTTTGAACTCCACAAGCTAGATTGAGTTGAGAACCCATACATATATCTTTTCCTTGTATGCTGATTATATAGTGGGAGTCTATTTTTCTTGCAGGGCATTACATACCACAGTTGGCTAATGTTCTACTTGACTATAATAAGAAGTCCAAGGATTTCAAGTTCAACATCAAAGGAGTAGCAGTAGGGAACCTCCTACAACCTTTGAATTCCCATTCTTGcattagaaatataaatatatttgtagaTGATTTTGGTGTAATGTTTACCTTTTTCTTTGGCTTGAATAGATTGGGAATCCACTCCTCCAACTTGATAGAGATGTTCCTGCGGTGTATGAGTTCTTCTGGTCACACGGGATGATTTCTGATGAAGTTGGCCTTGCCATCATGAATGACTGTAATTTTGAGGATTACACCTTCTCAGGTACACACAATGTTTCCACCGAATGCAGTACAGCGCTGAACGATGCCTACAGTATTGTGGGAAGCTATATAAACCCTTATGATGTTATCCTGGATGTTTGTTATCCCTCTATAGTTCAGCAGGAGCTGCGGTTGCGCAAAGTGGTATCTAGCTAGCTACATATACTCTTTTTCTCTCCATTCatcttttagtttttcttcttcttctcattctctccattcatttttctactttttttttgtaCAGGTTACCAAAATCAGTATTGGAGTTGATGTGTGCATGACTGCAGAGAGAACCTTCTACTTTAACCTTCCAGAGGTTCAGAAAGCCCTCCATGCAAATCGGACTAACTTACCGTATCATTGGACAACGTGCAGCAAGTATGTGCCAATGCTATCTAAAGATCTTTATATTCATATCTTAGGTTTAGGCCATGCCCATAGAGATATGCAGCTGTTAATATTAGTAATGGTAGCATCACTTTTATGTCACATTCTATGCCTTTTTGTtgtgaattgatttttttctttttcatgtttttgtcTTTGGATCATAGTATACTGTTTTACAACGAGGGAGATAGTAATCTTGACATGCTTCCATTGCTTAAGAGGATACTCCAAGATAAGATACCCGTCTGGATTTTCAggttaatgttttatttttgctcTTTTGTTCCCTATGAAACATAGCTAGTATGGAAATGGAA comes from the Vitis vinifera cultivar Pinot Noir 40024 chromosome 12, ASM3070453v1 genome and includes:
- the LOC100245216 gene encoding serine carboxypeptidase-like 42, which gives rise to MASGWSWDRAFVGVVLLLCDVCGAANNGWPEEDLVVRLPGQPKVGFRQFGGYVDVDEKAGRSMFYYFVEAEEDPQNKPLTLWLNGGPGCSSVGGGAFTALGPFFPKGHSRGVRRNSKSWNKVSNLLFVESPAGVGWSYSNTSADYNCGDASTASDMLTFMLKWFKKFPGYKLRPLFLTGESYAGHYIPQLANVLLDYNKKSKDFKFNIKGVAIGNPLLQLDRDVPAVYEFFWSHGMISDEVGLAIMNDCNFEDYTFSGTHNVSTECSTALNDAYSIVGSYINPYDVILDVCYPSIVQQELRLRKVVTKISIGVDVCMTAERTFYFNLPEVQKALHANRTNLPYHWTTCSNILFYNEGDSNLDMLPLLKRILQDKIPVWIFSGDQDSVVPLMGSRTLVRELAKDLNFQHTVPYGAWFHKGQVGGWQTEYGNLLTFATVRGAAHMVSYSQPSRALHLFATFIHGRRLPNNTRPSID